The DNA segment AGACCTTCTGAGTGAAGATATAGTTTTTATTGACGATTTACGATTGAATCAATGATTCATTGATTATTAAAAATCGTCAATGACTCTCTACGAGCCGTAGGCAATCGTCAATGATTCAATTCTTTAACCCTACTTCTGTACACGTAGCAAATTATAAATTCCCAAGACAAGAAAAATTCCATTTGCCAGCCACGCAGTCAGAACCGGATGGAGGTCTCCGTTGTAGCCGAACGCCTGACTCACTTTCAAAAAAATCATATAGAAGAAACAAATTGCAACAGCAATCCCGAACTCCACGCCAAGCCCGCCCCGCCGTTTGACGGATGAGAACGGTACACCAAACAACACCACAATAAAACTAGCAAACGGGAACGCTATTTTCCCGTAGTAATCCACTTCCCATCGTGCCGCATCCTGCCCGGCGCGTTTCTGATTTTCAATGAAACGATGTAACGATGTATAATCCATTTCGTCGGGATGCTCTTGCTTTTTTCTGATATCGTCGGGAGTGAAGTTCAGCGTCAATGCCATCGAAGTGAATTTGCTGATGGATTCTTTTCCGTTTGTGAATATGCGCATCGTTCCGTTGCCGAGAGTCCACGTTTTTGTATCAGGTTGCCAGCGCATTTCCCGTGCATCGTATCGTGCCGTGATGATTGTCGGGTCAACGGCATCAAACTCCTGAAGCGAAACTGTTGTTGCGACATCCGAAAGGTCATCATACTGACCGAGCGAGATGATGCGCGTCGGATTATCCTGAATGAAAATATTATTTTTTGAAATATACTCGATTCCTTTTTTGAAATACGTCCGCCCGATGGCAAACTTTTTCTTGTTCGCCTGAGGAACAATCCAGCCGTTAAAATAAATTGATGCCGCACTAACGAAAAGCGAGAACACAAGCAAAGGAACCATCATCCGGTACAAACTGATACCGCTCGATTTCATTGCCGTCAGTTCATTGAACGTAGAAAGCCGTCCCGTTGTGAACAACGCCGACATCAACATGCCGACAGGAATTGTCAGTTTGATAATTTCCGGCATGAAGTAGAGATAATACGTCAGGATAATTCCAAGCGTCGCGTTATGGTCAATAAAGTCATCGAGGTTTTCCATCATATCAACCGAGAGAAAGACGACGACGAATGCCACGACAGCAAAGATTGCCGTAACGATAAACTGTCGGAGAATGTATCTGTCTAATTGGCGCATGTTACTCCGTCGGTTGTTCTTCCGGCGAGCGGAGAGATTTCGGGATGAATCGCTTCAAGCGGTCGAAGCGGAGTTGCGGCGTTTCTTTTCCGATGCGGAAAGTGAGATACAATCCCAGCGTTCCCATGATGATGTTCGCCATCCACATTCCGACTAACGGGGAGAGTAAACTCCGGTCAGCGAGTTTTTCTCCGCCAATCAAACATGCCCAATAGACAAGAAAAAATCCGAGACTGAGCGTTGCCGCCATGCCAAACGTGCCTCGCCGCGCAAGTACGCCGAGCGGCGCGCCGATGAACACGAACACAATGCACGCAACAGGAATCGCATACTTCTTATACAACTCAACTAAGTTTTCGTTGATACGGTCGTTGTTGGAATTGATGAGCGCAAGTTGCGCGGCGATGGAGTTGAGTGTCGTTCTTGCCCGCACAGTCGCGGTAACATGCGGATTCGGTTTTGGTGTAAGGAACGCTCCTTGAGGAATTTGCCGCGCGTACGAACGAGGCGCTGTAAAATCCCGTTCAATTTCCGAAACGCCTGCTTGGGTTGCAGTGATATTTTCTTGTTTGAGACTATCAACCAAGCGACTGAGTTCGTTCGCTTTCAATTCACGCTCGCCGCGGCTGAACGTTCCCAGACTTGAACGCTCGAAATCAAAGCCCTCGACATCCATCACGATGCGATGTTGTTTGAAACGGATGCGTTGATACTTGTCTGATTCGGTCGTTGTGAGTTCGTGAATTTCTCCTTCGTCCAGATCCATAATGAGGTTCCTGAAATCGGGCGTGAATGAAACTTTTCCTTGTTCTGCCGTGATGACGGCGTTTCGTTCGGGCTGAGTGTAATCATAAATTGTGACGCCTTCGAGGTCGTTCGTTCCTTCAAATGTTTTCCGGACGAGAATGCTGTAGCCCGGAAGTTCCTGTGAGAACATTCCCTGCACGAGCGTGAAGGTCGGCTTCTTTCTTCTGATATCGAAGATGAGAGTCTTCAATCGGTGATTTGCTTCAGGAAGAATGTCGTTGTAAAATTCAAACAGAAGAAGCGCGAGAAGGATGCTCATGAAAATGACCGGAGCCATCATCCGATACAAACTCATGCCGCTTGCTTTCATTGCGGTGATTTCGTTGCGGGAAGAAAGTCCGCCGAAGCCCATAAGCGTCGCCACCAGCACCGACATCGGAACGGCAAGCACGACCATCCATGCAAGATTGAGAATTATGAGTTCGGCAATCACGATTGCGCTCAATCCTTTCCCGACGAGTTGGTCAACAAACTTCATGATGAATTGGAGAAGAAAGATGAACATCAGTGTGAAGAAAGAGAAGAGAAACGGACCGGCGTGAGCGCGGAGGATGTATCGGTAAAGTCTCATTTTTTGGTGATTGAATATAGCACTCTAACGTAGGCAATGCAAAATTCGTTCTCCGTTCGGTGGAAGTTACACGTTATCGGTTACTCGTTACACGTGTTTCGGGAGTGTTTTATTTTCATCAGATGATTGGTTATATTTTTGTTGTCTTACAAACTACAAACGAAAAACAAGAAACGAGATTATGGCAACGAAACCAGCATCAGCAGTTCAACAATTTTCACCGGAGAGCATCGAAGCGAAAGCGTATGCAAGCGTCAGTGCAATTCCCACCGTCGAACCGAATGACAGAAACCGGTTGGGCTATCATGTGTACCGGTGGCTTACGCAAAAACAAGGAACACTCGAACAGGCAATCTCAGCCTCCGGCTCACGACTTCAGATTTCAAAACAACAAGCGGCGGAAATGATTAGCGGGGAGTTGAAGAAGTCGGGACTCATGTGAGTTGTGAGATATGAGATGTGCGAATCATAAACAAATGAGAACGAAGAACAGAGGGATGCCGTTTCTTCTTGCTCTTGTTTTATGGTTGATGATTCCTTCCTATGGATTGGCACAGTGGTTTCAATGTCCGGGGACGGAAGGGAAAATTGTTAATGCACTCCTGACAAATGACAGCGTGTATTTGGCGGGGACGGTGAACGGAATATTTCGTTCGTTTAATCACGGGGGATTGTGGAATGCAAGTAGTAAGGGAATAATCGGTCTATTCAACGTGTCAGCGCTGTTAGAACGAGGAAATAGAATGATAGCGGGATTGATGTGGTATAATGTTTCACCAATCTATATAACGACAAACCACGGCGAAGAATGGCGATCAACGACACTCCGTAATGGAAGTGTAAGTAGTCTTGTCCAGACCTCAAACTCAATTTTTTTTATAAACCAATTGGTCAATAATTGTTTAATTGGTCAAGATGTTTATCGTTCACAAGACGAAGGTGAAACTTGGGACGCGTTGCCGATGAATTGCTCGGTTGGTTTAACTGTCATTAACTCAGAATTATTCACGTCATACTTCAATTATATTACTAACTCAGTTGATGAAGGCTCAAGTTGGCATCGTCGTTCATATACTCCTATATTTGATGGAAGGATTGACTTTGTTACGGTCATGAAAGGTATTGATGAAAGCATTTTTATTGGGACGTTAGATTCCGGAGTGTACAAATACTCTCTCATTGATTCGATGTTCGAGCGGAAAAGTGTTGGACTTCCCGAAACAATAAAAGTAAATGCCTTAATTCAAAACGGAACAACACTCTTATCCGGAATGGAACATGGAGGAGTCTTTCAATCAACAAATCAGGGGGAACTGTGGACATCCTTTGCTGATGACTTTCCTTCTGATTTATCTGTCTTTTCTCTTTCCGTCAATAACGGGTTGCTTCTTGCAGGAACGAACGATGGTGTGTGGATGCATCCGTTTTCTGATTCTATTATTTTTCAAAGCGTTTCATTTGAAGAGGGATGGAACTTGGTTTCGCTTCCTCTTCAAACATTTGTTCAAACGAAGAAACGAGTATTTTCAACAACTTCCTCTGAGGCATTTCAGTATGATGGCAAATACCGTGTTGCCGAATCGTTACACGTGGGAAACGGTTATTGGTTGAAGTCAGATTCCTCACATTCTGTTTTCGCTATCGGGAAGAAAGTCCTTGTTGATACATTTGCTGTGAGGAAGGGATGGAATATTATCGGCTCAATCTCTCAATCGGTTTTTGTGGATAGTCTTGAAACAATTCCTCCTAATTTAATTTCGAGTAATTTCTATGGCTACTCGACTGTAACTGGTTATGCTGTTAGCGATAGTATCGTTCCAGGTATAGGGTATTGGGTGAAGGCGAATGATTCGGGGAAGGTTATTCTACGCTAAAATACTTTATTTGAAAAACACAAGATACCCTTCGCGCCCTTCGCGTCTTCTCAGCGTTCTCTGCGGTTGAGAAATGTTTCTTTAACCGCAGAGAACGCGAAGGAGGCGCAAAGATGATTAGAGATAATACAAATACTTCACCTTCAACACGCCGACTCTATCGGTTATGTGCATACGCTGGGGGAGAATATTTCCAAGAACATCACGTTCCGAACTTCGATCAGCGACTTCATTCAGAGCAAAATATATCCAACTCTTCGGGAGGAATTGATACGAGAAGAGAAGTCCGCCGATAAACTGCTCGACATGTTCGGTGGAGTTCACATATACATTGTCGAGATAAAATCGGAGATTCAAATCATTGACCGGAGTGAAGGAGATAAACGGTCGTGAGTTGAGCGTCAGGTCTTCGAGTTCTCCGTCGGGATTTCCTTCTCTGAACATATCAAGTGAAGTTCCGATTTCAAGAACATTGACCGGTTTCCATTCAAACCAAACTCCGCCCCAAGAATATGATGCAAGATAATTCCGGTTGAAGTTGTATGTCTTCTGATATCCACCGTACAAACTTGCATTCCACGTTGGAGAAATGTTATACCAACTGGAAAAACTTGCCGAGTACGAATCGTATTCAATGTTGTAATCTTTTGATTTGCCCGCATCGAGATTGATTTCAAATCCCCAGTTGGAACGAAACTGCATATTGTAGCCAAGCACCCCTGCATAATCCATGAAATTATCTACTCGCTCATCATAAAGAGCGAAGCCGCCGTACAAAAGAATCGTCCGGATTTCTCCTTCATCGGAATACCAGCGTGGTCCCGTAATGCCGACGAGATTTGAGGTTCCAATCCACGGAACGAAACCGACCTGACTAATGTCGAAATTTTTTCCGATGTGTCGTCCGCGCACGAGTGTCATCCAATCATCTTTGAACCATGTGAATCCGGCGGATGCGGCAAAGTCTCCGTCGGAACCTTTGAACGAGCGAGCAAACTGATACGCCAACTGCCACTCAGATGAACGAATCGCTCCGTCAATATCAAGCACTCCGTAGTCATCTGTTGAAGTATGCTTGCCGACGAACAACATTCCGACCGATGAATTATCCAAAACTTGTTTCTTGATTCTTGCAGAAGTAAAAATTGCTTGTGGTTCTGTCAGCGAGAAAGTGTCGAGCATATAATCCTGCTCACCGGTCTTTGCAAGGAAGCCGCCGTATTCCCAATCTTCAAATCTGCCGAATGCTTTTGTTCCGACCTGAAGCGGAACTTCCGAACCGTCGGGAAGTTTTTTGCCGATACGACGCGAATAAAATAACTCAAGCGGACGATAGAAACCGGAATTCCGTTCACGACCCGATGGCATGAAGACTTCGTTCCCTTGTGTAAAGAACGGACGTCGTTCGCTGAAGTAAGATTCATAACGGGAGATGTTGAAACTGAACGGGTCGGCTTCGATTTGCGCAAAATCAGGATTGCCTGTCAATTGGAACGTGAGCGATTGAGAAGGATTATAGAAAATATCAATTCCTGCATCCGGTTCCACTTTGTAATCAGTTCCCCGAAGATGTGTTGCCTTTGCGATGCCGACCGGATAAACTTCCAAATTCAATCCATGAACCGACGGAGTAAAATCTTCAAACTTCAACTTTCCGAATTTTGATATTCGTTGTCCTTCGTTCTCCTCGTAGTTGCACCAGTATAAATCTTCTTTCGATGATGGAATCCACCGGTCGAAATCCAATCCCCACTCGGTCAGTTTTTCATCGTACTGAATTGTTCGATACGGAATTTCCATTTCGATAATGTAGCCGTTGCCGTTCACTTTCGCATCGGCAAACCAAACGCCATCCCAACTATAATCGCGGTTGCGAGCGTCATCAAGTAAACGGCAATCTGCGCGGATGCCGGATGCGCTGACGGCAAACTTGTACGCCGTTCGTTTGTCTCCGAACGTATCGAACATAATCGAAACGACATCGCCGCCGAAGTCATCCTGTTTTCCTGTGTTCTGCTGGATGTTGGTAACATCGTCTTCACAGTATATCATGCAATACAATGCTTCGTCAGTCGTGAGGACTTTTGCCACCGTTCGCTTTGTTCCGGGCTGACCATGAAACGGTTGTTGCTGAATGAAGTCGGAGATAGAATCGGCTGTTGCCCAGGCAGGTTCAATGACGCCATCAATGGAAATTCGCTCAGTCGTTTTTTTCAATGATAACATTTTTGATTCATCCGCGAAGACGAGTGAAAGCGCTGAGAGCAAGAGAAAGTATAGAGAGACAATTCGCATGAAAAAAATTAAAATACTGATTGATTTGGTGTAAAATGCTATATAGAAAACGAATAAAACGGAAGAAAGTGAATCATAACCAAATGTTGTGTAAACTTTTCATTAAGCGGCGTTCAGTATCTTAGCATGGTTTTTCGATTTCATATACTCAATTGTTTCTTCGATCAGTTGGAATGCATTCAGTTTCCGTATTCGCGTTTGTCGTTCCA comes from the Ignavibacteriota bacterium genome and includes:
- a CDS encoding LptF/LptG family permease — translated: MRLYRYILRAHAGPFLFSFFTLMFIFLLQFIMKFVDQLVGKGLSAIVIAELIILNLAWMVVLAVPMSVLVATLMGFGGLSSRNEITAMKASGMSLYRMMAPVIFMSILLALLLFEFYNDILPEANHRLKTLIFDIRRKKPTFTLVQGMFSQELPGYSILVRKTFEGTNDLEGVTIYDYTQPERNAVITAEQGKVSFTPDFRNLIMDLDEGEIHELTTTESDKYQRIRFKQHRIVMDVEGFDFERSSLGTFSRGERELKANELSRLVDSLKQENITATQAGVSEIERDFTAPRSYARQIPQGAFLTPKPNPHVTATVRARTTLNSIAAQLALINSNNDRINENLVELYKKYAIPVACIVFVFIGAPLGVLARRGTFGMAATLSLGFFLVYWACLIGGEKLADRSLLSPLVGMWMANIIMGTLGLYLTFRIGKETPQLRFDRLKRFIPKSLRSPEEQPTE
- the lptG gene encoding LPS export ABC transporter permease LptG; translation: MRQLDRYILRQFIVTAIFAVVAFVVVFLSVDMMENLDDFIDHNATLGIILTYYLYFMPEIIKLTIPVGMLMSALFTTGRLSTFNELTAMKSSGISLYRMMVPLLVFSLFVSAASIYFNGWIVPQANKKKFAIGRTYFKKGIEYISKNNIFIQDNPTRIISLGQYDDLSDVATTVSLQEFDAVDPTIITARYDAREMRWQPDTKTWTLGNGTMRIFTNGKESISKFTSMALTLNFTPDDIRKKQEHPDEMDYTSLHRFIENQKRAGQDAARWEVDYYGKIAFPFASFIVVLFGVPFSSVKRRGGLGVEFGIAVAICFFYMIFLKVSQAFGYNGDLHPVLTAWLANGIFLVLGIYNLLRVQK
- a CDS encoding carbohydrate binding family 9 domain-containing protein; protein product: MRIVSLYFLLLSALSLVFADESKMLSLKKTTERISIDGVIEPAWATADSISDFIQQQPFHGQPGTKRTVAKVLTTDEALYCMIYCEDDVTNIQQNTGKQDDFGGDVVSIMFDTFGDKRTAYKFAVSASGIRADCRLLDDARNRDYSWDGVWFADAKVNGNGYIIEMEIPYRTIQYDEKLTEWGLDFDRWIPSSKEDLYWCNYEENEGQRISKFGKLKFEDFTPSVHGLNLEVYPVGIAKATHLRGTDYKVEPDAGIDIFYNPSQSLTFQLTGNPDFAQIEADPFSFNISRYESYFSERRPFFTQGNEVFMPSGRERNSGFYRPLELFYSRRIGKKLPDGSEVPLQVGTKAFGRFEDWEYGGFLAKTGEQDYMLDTFSLTEPQAIFTSARIKKQVLDNSSVGMLFVGKHTSTDDYGVLDIDGAIRSSEWQLAYQFARSFKGSDGDFAASAGFTWFKDDWMTLVRGRHIGKNFDISQVGFVPWIGTSNLVGITGPRWYSDEGEIRTILLYGGFALYDERVDNFMDYAGVLGYNMQFRSNWGFEINLDAGKSKDYNIEYDSYSASFSSWYNISPTWNASLYGGYQKTYNFNRNYLASYSWGGVWFEWKPVNVLEIGTSLDMFREGNPDGELEDLTLNSRPFISFTPVNDLNLRFYLDNVYVNSTEHVEQFIGGLLFSYQFLPKSWIYFALNEVADRSSERDVLGNILPQRMHITDRVGVLKVKYLYYL